The following is a genomic window from Desulfomicrobium macestii.
GCCGAGGCCGCCGTCAAGGCCAAGGTTTCGGCCGTCATCGGCCCTTCCTGGAGTTCGCAGGCCATGGCCATGGGGCCCGTGCTTCAGCAGGCGGGCATTCCCATGCTCGGCGCAACCACGACCGCTTCGGAGGTCACCGAAATCGGGGATTACATTTTCCGGGTCTGCTATACCGACGCGTTGCAGGCCAAGGCGCTGGCCGCCTTTGCTTATGACGACCTGAAAGCTCGAAGTGCCATCGTCGTGACCATCGCCGGAGACGTCTACAGCGAAGGGCTGAGCTCGGGTTTCATCGAGCGTTTCACCGCGCGCGGAGGCAAGGTCGAATCGCAGTTGCGCTATCTTCAGAACGCCATGAACTTTGATGAGCAGGTCCGCGTCATCGGCGAGAAATCTCCGGATCTGATCCTGGTGGCCGGTTTCACCCGTGATTCGGGTTTGTTCCTCAAGCAGGCTCGCAGTGCGGGTCTGGACATGCCTGTTCTGGGCGGCGATGGATGGACTGCTCTGGAGCACTATCCGTATCTCGACCCGGCGAAGGGCGAAAATTATTATGTGTCCCACTGGCACCCCGATTCGGGGTCGGAAGGCGGCCAAAAATTTCTGGCTCTGCTCTATCAGGAGTTCGGGCCGAATGCCCTGCAGATGATCGACGCCGGCAACGCCAACGCCTATGACGCCATGGGTCTGGTGGCCGACGCGATCCTGCGTGCCGAAGGCGATTCTCCGGCCGCCATCCGGGACGCCCTGGCCGCCACCGAAAAATATCCGGGCGTGACGGGGCTCATCACCTTCAAGAACTCGCGCGATCCCCAGAAATCCCTGGTCGTTCTGCGCATCACCCCCGACAAGGTCGAATTCGTCAAGAGCGTGGATGCCGATCGATGAACAAAAGCATTTCCCAGCGCATGAACCAGGACATCCTGATCACCTTCGCCGTGATCGCGGTTCTTTTTGTCGCCCTGGGCAGTTTCATGCTGGTTCGATGGAAGGACGACAACATCCACATCGTCTGCCGCATTCTCGACACCCTGGTCGCCAGGGAACAGGACAATCTGGCCAACGAGCTCTTCGAGCGGCGCATCCG
Proteins encoded in this region:
- a CDS encoding ABC transporter substrate-binding protein gives rise to the protein MMISVRKNGLFSFMFSEVCFIDACPGAKAFMIGAMSVAVLLLWMSAVCHAQPVEPIRIGSIFAKTGPGAEENSPNYRMVTLAAGQINAAGGLLGRPVEVIEFDTGSTALGARQAAEAAVKAKVSAVIGPSWSSQAMAMGPVLQQAGIPMLGATTTASEVTEIGDYIFRVCYTDALQAKALAAFAYDDLKARSAIVVTIAGDVYSEGLSSGFIERFTARGGKVESQLRYLQNAMNFDEQVRVIGEKSPDLILVAGFTRDSGLFLKQARSAGLDMPVLGGDGWTALEHYPYLDPAKGENYYVSHWHPDSGSEGGQKFLALLYQEFGPNALQMIDAGNANAYDAMGLVADAILRAEGDSPAAIRDALAATEKYPGVTGLITFKNSRDPQKSLVVLRITPDKVEFVKSVDADR